Below is a window of Oncorhynchus clarkii lewisi isolate Uvic-CL-2024 chromosome 19, UVic_Ocla_1.0, whole genome shotgun sequence DNA.
acagatactgtatctATGAACATTTTGTCTGGTGGTGCTGGGGCTACCTTGCCAAGCATGTCAGTCATATTACCTTCCTTGATGGTGTCCTAGTATCATACAGGCATAGCCTATCAAATaatgacatgtagctagctataaaCAAAACATAGCTACTTACCAACAACACAGCAGTCTCGGGTTTGAGGGTTGACAGCCCAAGTAGAAGCTAGTTGGATAATAATCCAACTATTccagatggcgccgacagacatggcagctctacTTCTAGCTCcgaagcaactttgcagtattttttttttgtgtgttatttcttacattattagcccagaatgtttttttgtgttattacatacagccggaaataacttttggatatcagagctgCGGTAaatcaccagcattacgaccaggaataaaACGTTCCCGatttggatcctttgttcgtaccccccagggcaatttaacttattccagaggctgctCAAAGACGCGCCGGAAGAGAAGAGGTGTTCAGAGTGGGCTTCTAGTGCACACCATCCATCGCTTCCTGGGTATATTACGCtcatgttcagtctctggacaataaagtagacaagctcagggagagaatctccttccagagagacatcagggattgtagcAAACTCTGTATcatggaatcatggctctctagggatatactgtccctgtccatacagccaatttggttctcagttcatcgtgcagacaggaataaagaactctctgggaagaagaaaggtGGTGGTGTATGTTTTATGAtgaactactcatggtgtgattgtgataatacagtaactcaagtccttttgttcacccgacctagaatacctcacaatcaaatgcagaccgtattacctcccaagagaattcttggGATtattcggttatagtcacagctgtgtatattccccctcaagccgaaaccacgagacggccctcaaggaactacactggactttatgcaaactttaaaccacatatcctgaggcctcATTTGTTGAAgctgggattttaacaaagcacatttgaagaaaacgctaccgaagttctatcaatacattgactgtagtactcgcttaGGAAAAACACTAGACCACTGCTACTTTCCTTTTTGAGATGCCTACAAGGTCCTCACCTGCCCTCCTTCTGCAAATCAGATCAAGACTCCGTTTTGCTACTCTCTTCCtttaggcagaaactcaaacaggaagtacctggtctattcaatgctggtctgaccaatcagaatccatgcttcaagattgttttgatcaagcggactgggatatgttccgggtcgCCTCTGAGAATAACAATGATATATACACGGACATGGTGACTGAATTCATCAGGAATcgataggggatgttgttcccacggtgactattaaaacctacccaaaccagaaaccgtggatagatggcagcattcacgccaaactgaaagcgcgaaccaccgcatttaaccatggcaaggtgactgggaatatggttgaatacaaatagtgtagttattccctccgtaaggcaatcaaacaggtaAAACGTCAGTACATAGacagtggagtcgcaattcaacggctcagacacgagacgtatgtggcagggtctacagacaataacggactacaaagggaaaaccagccacatcacggacaccgacgtcttgctcccagacaagctaaactccttcttcgcctgctttgaggataacacagtgccaccgacacggcccgctcccaaggactgtgggctctcgttcgccgtggccgacatgagtaagacatttaagcgtgttaaccctcgcaaacctgccggcccagacggcatccctagccacgtcctcggagcatgcgcagaccagctggctggagtgtttacagacatattcaatctctctctatccaagTCTGCtatccccacttgcttcaagatgtccaccattgttcctgtacccaagaaagcacaagtaactgaactaaatgattatcgccccatagcacaacacttctgtcatcatgaagtgctttgaaaggctagttaaggaacatatcacctctaccttacctgtcaccctagacccacttcaatttgcttaccgccccaatagatccacagacaatgcaatcgccatcacactgcacaaaacgaaggagcttattgtggacttcaggaaacagccatgggagcatgcccctatccacatcaactgCAGTGGGGAAGGTGAAAagctcggcatacacatcactgacaatctgaaatggtccacccacacagacagtgtggtaaagaaggCGCAACTGTTGGGCTatttcaccgcctggtacggcaactgcaccacccgtaactgcagggctctccagagggtggtgtggtctgcccaacgcatcaccggaggcacactgcctgccctccaggccacctacagcacccgatgtcacaggaaggccaaaaatatcatcaaggacatcaaccacctgagctacggcctgttcaccccgctaccatccagaaggcgaggtcagtacaggtgcatcaaagctgggaccgagagactggaaaaacatgttccatctcaaggccatcagactgttaaacagccatcaccggttactcaaccctgcaccttagaggctgctgccctatgtacatagacatggaatcactggccaagTTAATAatagaacactagtcactttaatgatgtttacatactgctttactcatctccatatgtacatactgtatcctagtcaatgccactccatcattgctcatcctaatatttatatattttcttaattccattcttttacttttagatttgtgtattgttactactgcactgttggagctcggaacacaagcatttcgctacacccgtaaTAATAACTGCTAAATAtgtttgtgaccaatacaattttatttgaaatCTATATCCTGGCCATCTGCCCAAGGTTGTTGAACAACTTTTATGGAAGCCCACTTTCACTCCTATTTGCAGAGCGAAATGTGCGTGAGCTGCAGACTTAACAACAAATGCCCACATGGTTGGGGGCGGACCACAGCTGGGGGCGTGTTGGCTCTGGGCAATTAGGCATCATTGGCAAAAGTAAATAATCCATACCCAGCCCTCCAACAAGCTCAATCACTCTGTTTTGGACAAGACTAACTTCACACTTTGTGGTCAATTCTGACACTAGAATTAATGTTTGACTTGTATTGATGCGACATGGGCCATTTAAAGCCGGAGATGTTGGTTCTAAGGGGCAGTTGACCTTGAACAAATCACCTACTCTGTAACATGGACTCACTTggtgaaataataggggttgacatgatttttaaatgactccaCCTTCCGCTGTCCCCAATTCATACAACATCTGCAAGGTCCCTGAGTCAAATAAAGCACATATTAAACTACAAAGAACAGGGAGCTTTTataaagcctcataaagaagggcagtgattggtagatgggtaacaataacaaatcagacatcgAATATCTATTTAAGCATGCTGAAGTTAATTTccttacaaaaaaatatttcagttttgaAACTACAGTAAAAGTTAAATAACTGCAGTTGACTGGTATTTTGGACACAGTAATTGCAGAATTACTGTTAATTAtaagttatactgcactctaactgcagttacCTTGCaaaaattactgcagtaaaaaaatattttggaagcagTATTTGCAGTAttctgcagttatactgcactctgactgcaatctttttttcaTAAGGGTTAagctgtggatgatgtattaaaccactCAGACACATAAAAGATGCAGTCGTCATtatgaactgagctgcaggacaggaagtaAACTGCTCAGGAATGTCCCCATTGGgacattggtgattttaaaacggctacagagttcaatggctgtgatgggagaactgaggatggatcaacaacattgtagtgactccacaatattGACCTAaacgacagagtgaaaagaatacaaatacacaaaacaaaaatattCCTGTatacaacaaggcactaaagtaattgTACTTTTTTGGTTGCTTAAAttcaaagccttatgtttggggcaaatccaacacatcactgagtaaccgcctcattttcaagcatggtggtggctctAAACATGGTCTGGGTATGCTGGAACTCTGCaaaactggggagtttttcagtataaaaagaaacgggatggagcaaagcacaggaaaaatccttgaggaaaacctgcttctatctgctttacaccagacactgagagaggaattcacctttcaggcgggacaataacctacaaggccaaatctacattggagttgcttaccaagaagaccgggtatgttcctgagtggccaagttacagttttgaattaAATCTGGGGGTGAATACTTAGCTAATCAAggtattcatttttatttttcattcatcTTTCAAAAATGTTGGAATCtttctttcactttgacattGTAGATCATTGACTAAAAATGACAAGTCATTCCATTTTAATCATACTTTATTACAAAatttgaagaaatccaagggtGGTGAATAAGTCTTAATGAAAAGTCCCATTATATGTTTATTAAACATAAACAAGTTTTAAATACACCATTACAACAAAAAATCTGCATGAACTTGATACTGCATTCATTTTCTCAAGTGTTTTGGGAAAAAAATTAAATAGTTGAATGGAAATAATTAAATAGGCATTTATGAACATTATATATCCTCCACAGTAGAAACACAATTATATAACAGACCTTTTAGGCTTATATATGCCTTATATATCACACAATGTCTGGATGCAATATTCTACCCAGTAATATTCAACACTGAAATCTGTTACTCTTGTTATTCCAAATTCATTTGTGGATCTTTTCTGATGGCAACAATGAAAATTAATCTTTGTCTATAATGCAGGGTTTGATCTAAACGTCAGAAGCTATCGAGTGGAATGTTTACTTTCTATGTTAGAGTTGAATGGTGTTTTTGCTGGTGTGtcctgaggtagctcctctctgagaaccttTTCCCGCAGTGTGTACAGGCGAATGGCCTTTCTCCAGTGTGGACCTTCAGATGCATCTTCAGCTGGTCTTGgcgggagaacctcttctcacactgggggcagctgtagggtttctccccagtgtggaccctctggtgcctcttcaggtggtgctggtgggagaacctcttctcacactgggtacagctgaaggatttctcccctgtgtggaccctctggtgacTCTCCACCTTCTGGAGGCAGCTAAAGCCTTTGTGACAGAACTTGCAGAGGAACCGTTTCTCTTTTGTATTGCCTGATGTTGCTCCCCCTCTCTGAGCCTGGGCTCTAGCCCTGTCATTTGAGTTCAGTACCTGATCAAAAAGAATGCGGCCGTGTGAATCAGAAGGCCCCATTGACGTGGACACTGGATCGCGATCCCTGAACGCGTGTAAAGGGGAGTGGGTTGCGACATTTGGATTTGTCTCTAAGCTTTCCCTGTAGTCTAAGTAGTCACTGGTGTTGCCCTGCGAGGGTCCTATGTGAGTTTCGTTTGCATTCCATGTCAGAGGAGTGTCGTCCTCCACTTTCACAATCATGTCATCTAAGACTATAACCTCCCCTTTCTTATTTAGGCACCGTtcagagtatacactactactgtaccgGTTCCAGTCTCCTCTCATTGGATTAGTCTGTGTATCTAAGTCCACAGATATATCACTAGGTATCATCTCGGTCTCTGTAGCGTATGAACAGGACGGATCATTGCCAGTCTGTAACGCGTCACCTGTGTCCTGATGTGATAGAACTGTCCTCGGGCTCGGGTTACCGTAAAGTAAATACTCTGAGCGGGGAGCAGGAGGACAGCCCAGTCGCCCCAGCCCCGTTAAGGTctcggtgtctgtctctgacttgagTACGGCGGTCGgcgttccactgacctccgtgCTGCTGTGTTGGGTCCTGGGTTGCACTGGGGCAGTGGTTGGGTCATCCATGGCTACAGGGGGCACtccagtctggatgtctctgctgtGCTGTGGGTCCACCTCTCCTTCAGACCTCTCCAGCTTGACCTCAGGGCCATCAGCCTCTGCATCTGCAGACTGCAAAGGAGAGAGGGTTACTACCAGTACATGAGTAGAATTTGATAAATATGTTGTAAGTCTCACAAGCTTGCAATTGGCAGATACATTAGGATGTACATGTAAGCAAGTGAATAGCTGAGGGAAGCCTTTGAAATAAATGGGCCACATCTGATTTACAAAGTAACTGTAATTTGTAATGCAACACAATTACACTAACCTCTATCATGATAATGTGCTGGGTTGAGGGTCCACTCCCCTCACCAATagtgattggttggtcatctctccatgtattgtgtcctgctggcttcacagagatcctgtggcctccagtgagatgtccttcacctgagagAGTGATTGAGAATAAAGAGGAGGTTATGTTTGCTACTGTCAATGCTCAACGCTATATTGTACACTATTGACAGTTTGGACACTATTTATTTATCTCTGTATTATGTTCCATGCATTACTTTGTTGTCATTGAGAAAATAATAGGAAATGCAGTTAATCAAGAATATGATATTGTGACTTAGCGAAAGATTTTTAAGTAATCAGGAGAATTATTGCATACTAGCCAAAAAACTGACCATGGCCCAATTAACACATCTGAACACATGTGCAGAGGAGAACATGGTGACAAGCGCTGAGCTATATATTTTTCAGCTaaatgtacctcttgccattcctctgtatcggtcCAGGATATTGACACTACTCGTAGTCGTACTACCTGGGACGACGCGTCCTCGCGTCATTGTCCTCTCTGCGCGCTCCCGTGCCTCCTTCAGTTCCAGTAGCTGAAGTTTCCTCCGCAAtgtcctgttttctttctggctttgagttatttctaaacgaaacactgcatagtcgtcgtctacgagtttacaaatgtctgccacggctgcattcgccagcacctccatgatggaggctatttgagtgtgaaaaaccatacagTTAGCCATTATTAGCTAACGTTAACAGCTAGCTAGCGTTACTTATTAAAAATCTCTAATTTATGTCCTGTTTCCAACGCGAATTAAACACTACCTGGGGTAAGTATGTGATGCTGTGCCGTTAAATGAGTCATATGTTGAGTTATAGGGTGTTAATAAACGTCTAAATACAACAATAAAATGCTAACTTTGAAATGATTGTTCACTTCCgtttactttttttttgtttggTTTTCCGGGAGACTACGTCTTCAGTAAGTTTAATtccggttggcatccaatattaACGTTACATTACCGCCATCAGCTGGACTGGAGTATAATTGGGAAAAGTTCAAACCCTGCCAACTACCCCAACATTCATTAAAAACCCACCCCCCATTCCGCTATGTTGATCCTATCTGATAATACACCATGCCAACAGCCTGGGAGGACAGAACACTACCATTCAACACACCATATAACTCTTCCGTAGTCATTTCTCGTAATCCCAAgcacttctctgcagctgccaccacaacaccTATTGTCTGTGATTTACATTCCATTCCtgcggtacagttgataaccatggcAATGAACACTAAAaaagccaaccttactgaagcatgTTTCGTTTGTAGGCCTATCACTCTACTGACAAAAGTCTACTACTCAACTGGAGCCTCTTGGGATCCTTGACCCATCTTCACTGCCTCCGCATACGACATCTTCTGACTAGATGCTTTGTTGCGTATTGCTGCCCTTCACAGGTCAGTGTGAATCGCATATTTTGTTCACAGAAAAGGGGAATAGGAAAAAAGAAATTGCACCTCCATCTAACCCTTCATATACACCACTATCCCCAACAAACCCACCATTCCTTCCCACTACTTTGGCCCTGACGAATATGGAAGCCCTTCTCAAATTTCCTGTATTTCTTCTGCGCCTAAAATCTCTGACACCCAAAAACGTCCCTGCTGCTGCTACTAAAAAATCTATCTTCTGGGATGTCCATTCTATCTGTGCGGTACAATTAATGACCATAGCAATAAACAccaagaagccaaccttactaaAGCCTAAACTATTCAAGTCACTATGTACTGGCCTACtactcacagggatcctctcagGATCTCTCACCCATAGCGCTCCATCTTCTACTTTCCTCaatgcctcagcatatgacacttTCCGCTCTGCTCTCACCCTGTCTCACTCGCacaggacatttctgatccccagcaacatggCCACCCCCATAATTGACACACAGCTTTTCACACCAAAACGACACACTCTTTTGTCCCACTGTAGGGGGTTTGGAACAAACGCTCTCACTGGATAACTTACATATCCTAACATTACTTTATCAGGTAATAGCTCTGTATCAAAACTCAAAAGTACCGACAGGGTCACTTCAGTCTTGCGTTCTCCACCGGGTCTGCGTCACACCAAACGGTGCCCCCTTTTACACTGAAGAGAGGATCTTATTGGTTGGGATCATAGCTCAAAGCGTGTGGTCGTTCCATTTGATTTCCATGACTTTTTTGATTTGATGCCAACTTTCTATACATATTTGCACATTGTAGAAGTGGTCAAGAAAGTGACTTTTTGGGTCTGATTGCCAAAACATTTAGGAGATAGAGGTGCTTAAAATTGATCCATTTTGCACCATTAGACATCCTGCGCActgacgtcagttcaacgtctagttttgatttacatttggttgaattaaatgtaaaatcaacaaaaaatttaactggatttaggttaaaagttattCATTTGTATgactttttaaaataaattataaaatAGTTTGACAAACCTGTTTGTAAGCTCTTAAATTCTATCAAACTCAACTGTTTATCTTtcccagtgatgaagacatggatgtctcatggtatggtggggtatgcaaattGGGTAAACTTTGAGCACCTCTATCTCCTAAATGTTTTGGAATTCAGGTCCAAAAATGCACTTTCTGACCTCTTCTACCATGGGCAGATATGTATAAAGGGGTGTGGTCAAAAGTGATTAAAATCAGATGGAACAACCCGAGAATGACTATTCCATCTACATTACCTCAGTGTGGTAAATATTAAACTCTCCTTGTTCTAGCCTAGGTTTACTATTTCTCTAAAAACATTTACTCAAGCCTGTTTCAAATGACAAGTTAACAAAGGGTAATGAGGGGTATGTGGTTAATTACAATGGTTCCCAGATATCCCCTGTGTAAAACTCAAACCACACTGCTTTCTCCCCATTGTGGACACTCCTATGTCTGGTAAGGTTACTCAGGAAAGAGAAGCTCTTGTAACATACTTTGCACTTGAAAGGCCTCTCCTTGGTGTGAACTGTCTGGTGCTTGGCCACATTGTTTCCTGCTCTGTTCATCGTGGATACTGTGGTGTTTGTATCATAGGAACAGGagggtctgtctctatcagccCCAGGCCCTGCTTCATCCCTGCACTGAGACTGTGAAGAGAAGGGTCTGGGCTGCAgactggatccctgactggagcctctgtctctctgatgaccaccaggactgcggttgttcagtccacctgtccactggttgtgttctgtgtggtggtgGAAACTGTCAGTCGTGGTCCGGTTCCGACTCAGGAAGGAAGATCGAAGGCTTCTGTTCCAGGGTTCTGATCTGGGGCTAGGCTTTGTGACCAGCTGCTTCAGATGTCCAGTCTCTCCCACCAGCAACACCAGATATCAGCAGGTCCTCATGGACTGCAGAATGTAAACACAAATTGTACAGAAGAACATAAAGGTTTATATAAGAAACTCTTTGctgtacacacagaaacatgATATTATAAAATGTTAACCACAGTCAAGCCCATCTCTAACACTGTGATTCAAGTACCCAACACTATGGAGCCATTGGAGTttcttataaaaaataataacacaaatgTGTTGATTCAAGAATGAAGTATAATGTTTTGGTTTGACTGAGAGAAGGGAAACTCAGTCCCTGCAATGATACTAAAATAACCAAGTCAGTCAGCACAGAGTCAATTTTGTATTTGTCATACAAAATGGTCATACACTCACATAACATGAAGTACAGTACTTTTATTGCACAAAACGTAGAATAAGTAGAATAACTTTTCTCACTATGGTAACACTTTACCTTTTCTGTAAATCTGGTATGCTCACTTTCAtgaaattaattttagaataatttGGAAAAGGTTAAACCTTTCATTACACACCCAACCTACAAGTACAAATGACCTCAAACAACCTGtactcccgcacattgactcggtaccggtaccccgtgtatatagctttgttattgttatgtaattgtgttcgtttttattttattttttgagcaaatattttcttaactctatttcttgaactgtattgttggttatgtaagcatttcacggtaaggtgacACGGgggatgtgacaaataaaaattgatGTGATATTTACTACTTCATGTCAAGAAAACATTAATTAAGGCACTATCATTATTTCACTATAAAACACCAGTATCAAACTAAAAGGACATAGTTGTCACTTTATCAGTGAAGcatttttacagacacaatctcaCCATATCTACTCTGTCTCATCATACTCATTCTTTCCTCAGTTCTTCTCATCCAGTTCCCTACTACATCCAAAATGACAGAATGAACTAACTAGTACTACATCACGTCACTATACATGGGCTGTGTGCATTTTCTGCTTGTGTATCCTGAGGTAGCAtctctctgagaacctcttcctGCAGTGAGTACAGGCAAACGGTCTCTCTCCAGTGTGGACCTTCAGATGCATCTTCAGCTGGTGCTGGTGGGAGAACCTCGTCTCACACTGGGGGTAGCTGTAGGATTTCTCccgtgtggaccctctggtgcctctccTGGTTAAAGGAGTGGGAGAAATTGACCTGGCACACTTAGTAGCCGAACGTGTGTATCTTCTGGTGAATCTCCACCTGTTTGGGGAAACTAAAGACTTTCCCATAGAACGAACACGGGTAGCATCTGTACTACTGTCATTTGTCAATGGgcttgtgtagccatttagtgttAAGGTACTGGCGTTGTCTGAGGTCTGGTTTAACATAATGAGAGTGTGAGGAGGATGAAGGCCAGGGAGTGTCTGTGTTGTCGCAGGGTCCATGTTCCAGTTGATAGATCCTATAGAAGGCAGGCTGAAGGCAGCACCTGTTAGGGGGTTAACCTGAGGCCCCAGCAGTCTTTCTGAATCCCAACTATAGGAGCAGGACGGAGCATCGCCAGCAGAGTCTGTGTCTGTTCTTTCCAGCCACATACGGACACACCTCAAATCTACACCTCACCCGGTCTGTTGTCAGTTTGGTTGTTGTTAACAGTGTTGTTCCCCAGCCCAGAGTTGAGGACGCTGTCCCATCCACTTACCTCCACCATGTTGACTCTGGTCCCATTGAAGATCTATTACTGTATGTAGACTATATGTATTTCACCCTTAACTTGCTCTCCCATCTTTAGTTGACTCAGCAAATCAATGCTCTCTGGTTCGTCTTCTATTGTCTCTTCTTTGACTAGCAGCATAtcaggcttcccatcctccatgtctactgactgtTAGAGATACTgagtgagaggatgttggatcaagaaatctgatatcatttttttttttaaattggtcatatacacatggttagcagatgttattgcgagtgtagcgaaatgcttgtgcttctagttccgacagtgcagtaatatctaacaagtaatctaacaattcctcaacaactacctaatacacaaaaaatctaaagggatggaataagaatatgtacaccTAAATATATGGAGCACCCTGCTATGGAGCATCTGCTGATTGGGCAATGAGGGATTGTGATGAGTATTATGCAAGCATGTTAGTTGATTTGATTAGTTGACACTCTTTAATACGTTGATGATTCAAAGGCATGGtcccacacctctcctcctctgagagactttgtggatacgggccctgatCTAATACCATACAGACAGTAGTTCACAGTGGGCTCACCTCAGTGAGATTGCGTGTGGTTCTGTGCTGCTCAACTGGTTCCTTTGTGGATTCAGGAGGTGTAGTCTGGTTGTCCTCAATGACCATGGTCCCCCCCAGGGTTCCCCAGac
It encodes the following:
- the LOC139374831 gene encoding uncharacterized protein isoform X3, translated to MANCMVFHTQIASIMEVLANAAVADICKLVDDDYAVFRLEITQSQKENRTLRRKLQLLELKEARERAERTMTRGRVVPGEGHLTGGHRISVKPAGHNTWRDDQPITIGEGSGPSTQHIIMIESADAEADGPEVKLERSEGEVDPQHSRDIQTGVPPVAMDDPTTAPVQPRTQHSSTEVSGTPTAVLKSETDTETLTGLGRLGCPPAPRSEYLLYGNPSPRTVLSHQDTGDALQTGNDPSCSYATETEMIPSDISVDLDTQTNPMRGDWNRYSSSVYSERCLNKKGEVIVLDDMIVKVEDDTPLTWNANETHIGPSQGNTSDYLDYRESLETNPNVATHSPLHAFRDRDPVSTSMGPSDSHGRILFDQVLNSNDRARAQAQRGGATSGNTKEKRFLCKFCHKGFSCLQKVESHQRVHTGEKSFSCTQCEKRFSHQHHLKRHQRVHTGEKPYSCPQCEKRFSRQDQLKMHLKVHTGERPFACTHCGKRFSERSYLRTHQQKHHSTLT